A genomic segment from Tuwongella immobilis encodes:
- a CDS encoding HisA/HisF-related TIM barrel protein, with protein MAVIPVMDRLNGVIVHAHGGDRQTYPPIQTPLCASTHPIEVGKALLQATFAPHLYVADLDAILGLPFAYIDYPLWRDELGCLWIDAGIRHAESIVKIAECGHDPIIALETLEDWQQLRDWRDAFPLVRMIFSLDLRNGNPIGIGEGQSPIQIAAKALEYGYRRMLVLDISKVGQSKGPSTVELCRQIRRLDARLHLISGGGIRSWEDVQRLTDVGVDDVVVGTAIHEGKLFS; from the coding sequence ATGGCCGTCATTCCGGTAATGGACCGACTTAACGGCGTCATTGTGCATGCCCATGGCGGGGATCGACAGACCTACCCACCGATTCAGACTCCGCTCTGTGCATCAACGCATCCCATCGAAGTCGGGAAAGCCCTGCTGCAAGCCACGTTCGCGCCGCATTTGTATGTCGCGGATCTCGACGCCATCCTGGGGCTACCGTTTGCATACATCGACTATCCCCTGTGGCGCGACGAGTTGGGCTGTTTGTGGATCGATGCCGGGATTCGTCATGCGGAATCAATCGTCAAAATCGCCGAATGCGGTCACGACCCGATTATCGCCCTGGAGACGCTCGAAGATTGGCAGCAACTTCGGGATTGGCGGGACGCTTTTCCCCTTGTGCGAATGATTTTCTCGCTCGACCTTCGAAATGGGAATCCAATCGGCATCGGCGAAGGTCAATCGCCAATTCAGATTGCTGCCAAAGCATTGGAATATGGCTATCGTCGCATGCTCGTTCTGGATATTTCCAAAGTCGGGCAGTCGAAAGGCCCATCGACCGTCGAACTATGTCGGCAGATCCGACGATTGGATGCACGGCTGCACCTCATCTCGGGTGGCGGAATTCGCAGCTGGGAAGATGTGCAACGCCTGACGGATGTGGGGGTCGATGATGTGGTGGTGGGGACCGCGATTCATGAAGGGAAGCTGTTTTCCTGA
- the dapA gene encoding 4-hydroxy-tetrahydrodipicolinate synthase — MSRGAQFAGVTVALVTPFRNGEIDFAALKRLVDWHVEQGTDCLAPVGTTGESPTLDHDEHEKVIATVVEHARGRIKIMPGTGSNNTREAVRLTKFAKSVGANGSLMVGPYYNKPTQEGYFRHFAAVADAVDLPIVLYNIPGRTGSNINPETIIRIAEAIPTVVAVKEATGSLDQASQIAVGSDLTILSGDDSLTLPLMSIGGEGIISVVGNIIPKDMLALVKAFKDGQIAEATRLHQKLFPLCRDMLSVATNPIPVKAAMKLLGMDSGELRLPMVALDAAGEARVRQTLVNYGLLPA, encoded by the coding sequence ATGTCACGTGGAGCGCAGTTTGCAGGTGTGACCGTCGCCTTGGTGACCCCGTTTCGCAATGGTGAAATCGACTTCGCCGCGCTGAAACGATTAGTCGATTGGCACGTCGAGCAAGGTACCGACTGCCTGGCTCCCGTTGGCACCACCGGTGAATCCCCAACTTTGGATCATGACGAACACGAAAAAGTGATCGCAACCGTGGTGGAACATGCCCGCGGTCGCATCAAGATTATGCCGGGGACCGGTTCCAACAACACCCGCGAAGCGGTTCGACTCACCAAGTTCGCCAAGTCGGTCGGCGCGAATGGCTCGCTGATGGTCGGGCCATATTACAATAAACCGACTCAAGAAGGTTACTTCCGCCATTTCGCAGCGGTTGCCGATGCGGTGGATCTGCCGATTGTGCTGTACAACATTCCGGGGCGAACCGGATCGAATATCAACCCCGAAACGATCATTCGAATTGCCGAAGCAATCCCAACGGTGGTGGCAGTCAAAGAAGCCACCGGTTCGCTGGATCAAGCGTCGCAAATTGCAGTGGGCAGCGACCTGACGATTCTTTCCGGCGATGATTCTCTCACGCTGCCCCTGATGAGCATCGGCGGCGAAGGCATCATTTCGGTGGTCGGAAACATCATCCCGAAAGATATGCTGGCGCTGGTGAAAGCGTTCAAAGATGGACAGATTGCCGAAGCCACGCGGCTGCACCAGAAGTTGTTCCCGCTCTGTCGTGACATGCTGAGCGTCGCCACCAACCCAATCCCGGTGAAAGCGGCCATGAAGCTGTTGGGAATGGATAGCGGCGAACTGCGATTACCGATGGTCGCCTTGGACGCTGCGGGCGAAGCGCGGGTGCGGCAAACCCTGGTGAATTACGGCCTTTTGCCCGCATAA
- a CDS encoding ArsR/SmtB family transcription factor produces MKTMAPARSKKSAPAPVEATPVEPAVSEASFKRLIEIFKSLADRSRLKILTMLSRQGEMHVSAICEELDQSQPAVSHHLTQLRNAGLVDFRRDGKFNYYRLDSVLVAQLLEEFFPDAKTAQQRVSFGDLELSFKRR; encoded by the coding sequence ATGAAGACTATGGCACCGGCAAGAAGCAAGAAGTCTGCGCCCGCTCCGGTCGAAGCAACCCCGGTGGAACCGGCGGTTTCGGAAGCCTCGTTCAAGCGGCTGATTGAAATCTTCAAGAGCCTGGCCGACCGCTCTCGATTGAAAATCCTGACCATGCTGTCGCGTCAGGGCGAAATGCACGTTTCTGCGATCTGCGAAGAACTGGATCAATCCCAACCGGCAGTCAGCCACCACCTGACGCAGCTGCGCAATGCAGGCTTGGTGGATTTCCGTCGCGATGGGAAGTTCAACTACTACCGGCTCGATTCCGTTCTGGTCGCGCAATTGCTCGAGGAATTCTTCCCCGACGCCAAGACCGCCCAGCAACGCGTGAGCTTCGGCGACCTGGAACTGTCGTTCAAGCGCCGATAA